The following proteins are encoded in a genomic region of Enoplosus armatus isolate fEnoArm2 chromosome 11, fEnoArm2.hap1, whole genome shotgun sequence:
- the LOC139292308 gene encoding trace amine-associated receptor 13c-like, translating into MAQSYGRNLPELQLLLLLLLLSLMMETQDGAEFCFPQLLNISCKKPTLPWSEAVLLNILLPSICVLTVALNLLVIISVSHFRQLHTPTNILLLSLAVSDFLVGLVLMPGVIHLKTSCWFAGDLMCSLCNFVSYIITSASIGDMMLISADRYVAICDPLHYPTRITVRRTELSVCLCWFCSVLYSTFFLQNDLSRSDSHISCYGECVVVVDYITGVVDLVLTFIVPVTIIIVLYMRVFVVAVSQARAMRSHITAATLQRSVNPTRKSELKAARTLGVLVLVFLICFFPFYGVSLAGESLLNTPSEFFVTFLFYFNSCLNPLIYALFYPWFRKAVKVIVTLQILQPGSCEANIL; encoded by the exons AAATctgccagagctgcagcttctcctcctcctcctcctcctctctctcatgatGGAGACCCAGGACGGAGCGGAGTTCTGTTTTCCACAACTCCTCAACATCTCCTGCAAGAAGCCGACACTTCCTTGGTCTGAAGCTGTGCTCCTGAACATTCTGCTGCCCTCCATCTGTGTGCTCACTGTAGCTCTCAACCTGCTTGTCATCATCTCAGTCTCCCACTTCAG gcagctccacacccccaccaacatcctcctcctctctctggctgtctcagaCTTTCTCGTGGGCCTCGTGCTGATGCCGGGCGTGATCCACCTAAAAACATCCTGCTGGTTTGCTGGTGACCTCATGTGTTCTTTGTGTAATTTTGTATCATACATCATTACCTCTGCCTCAATAGGAGACATGATGCTAATATCAGCCGACCGCTATGTGGCTATTTGTGACCCTCTGCATTACCCCACCAGAATCACTGTGAGAAGAACTGaactctctgtttgtctgtgttggttctgttctgttttgtacAGCACTTTCTTTTTACAGAATGACCTGAGTCGATCAGACAGTCATATTTCCTGCTACGGAGAATGTGTGGTTGTCGTTGACTACATTACAGGAGTTGTTGACCTTGTTTTGACCTTTATTGTTCCAGTTACTATCATCATTGTTCTGTACATGAGAGtatttgttgtggctgtgtctcaggctcgtgCCATGCGCTCTCACATCACAGCTGCTACACTTCAGCGTTCAGTAAATCCAACAAGGAaatctgagctgaaagcagccaggactcttggtgttcttgtacttgtgtttctaatatgtttTTTCCCATTTTACGGTGTCTCTCTTGCAGGGGAAAGCTTGCTCAATACTCCATCTGAATTCTTTGTGACCTTTCTCTTCTATTTTAACTCTTGTCTAAACCCTTTGATCTATGCACTGTTTTACCCCTGGTTTAGAAAAGCAGTGAAAGTCATTGTCACTCTTCAGATACTGCAGCCTGGCTCCTGTGAGgccaacatactgtag
- the LOC139292587 gene encoding trace amine-associated receptor 13c-like has translation MMETQDGAEFCFPQLLNISCKKPTLPWSEAVLLNILLPSICVLTAALNLLVIISVSHFRQLHTPTNILLLSLAVSDFLVGLLLMPVEILLKTSCWFHGDLMCSLYVYASYIITSASVGDMVLISVDRYVAICDPLHYPTRITVTRVKLCVCLCWSCSVLYSSLFLKNDLSQPDRHNSCFGECVVVVDHVAGAVDLVLTFFVPITIIIVLYMRVFAVAVSQARAMRSHITAVRLQHSVTLTTKSELKAARTLGVLVLVFLICFCPYYCVILAPDNVHNASSASYVLYLFYFNSCLNPVIYALFYPWFRKAITQIATFKILQPGSCESNILQRGYGVPFKITPAH, from the exons atgatGGAGACCCAGGACGGAGCAGAGTTCTGTTTTCCACAACTCCTCAACATCTCCTGCAAGAAGCCGACACTTCCTTGGTCTGAAGCTGTGCTCCTGAACATTCTTCTGCCCTCCATCTGTGTCCTCACTGCAGCTCTCAACCTGCTTGTCATCATCTCAGTCTCCCACTTCAG gcagctccacacccccaccaacatcctcctcctctctctggctgtctcgGACTTTCTCGTGGGCCTCCTGCTGATGCCGGTAGAAATCCTCCTCAAAACATCCTGCTGGTTTCATGGTGACCTCATGTGCtctttgtatgtgtatgcatcGTACATAATAACCTCTGCCTCAGTAGGAGACATGGTGCTCATATCAGTTGATCGCTATGTGGCTATTTGTGACCCTCTGCATTACCCCACCAGAATCACTGTGACAAGAGTTaaactctgtgtttgtctgtgttggtcCTGTTCTGTTCTCTACAGcagtctctttttaaaaaatgacctgAGTCAACCAGACAGACATAATTCCTGCTTCGGAGAATGTGTGGTTGTCGTTGACCatgttgcaggagctgttgaccttgttttgaccttttttgtTCCCATTACTATCATCATTGTTCTGTATATGAGAGTATTTGctgtggctgtgtctcaggctcgtgccatgcgctctcacatcacagctgtcagACTCCAGCATTCAGTGACTCTAACAACTAaatctgagctgaaagcagccaggactcttggtgttcttgtacttgtgtttctaatatgtttctGTCCATACTATTGTGTCATTCTTGCTCCTGACAATGTGCACAATGCTTCATCTGCATCTTATGTGCTCTATCTTTTCTATTTTAACTCGTGTCTAAACCCTGTGATCTACGCCTTGTTCTACCCCTGGTTTAGAAAAGCTATTACTCAAATTGCTACCTTCAAGATTCTGCAGCCTGGCTCCTGTGAGTCCAACATACTGCAGAGAGGCTATGGAGTCCCTTTTAAAATTACACCTGCTCATTAA